A portion of the Syntrophaceae bacterium genome contains these proteins:
- a CDS encoding YkgJ family cysteine cluster protein, producing the protein MADARENRAGTADGRPPQNPCLRCGACCTVFRASFYWAEADDATRGGVPAALTVRVGALRRAMRRDPDGRCAALRGEPGRSVFCSIYDRRPSVCRSFEPHWRAGGEGSRCLEARRRLGLPPLPEEDSKA; encoded by the coding sequence ATGGCCGACGCTCGTGAAAACCGGGCGGGAACCGCCGACGGACGGCCGCCGCAGAACCCCTGCCTCCGTTGCGGCGCCTGCTGCACGGTCTTCCGTGCCTCCTTCTACTGGGCCGAAGCGGACGACGCGACCCGGGGAGGGGTGCCCGCGGCCCTCACCGTGCGTGTGGGGGCCCTGCGCAGGGCCATGCGCCGGGATCCCGACGGCCGCTGCGCGGCGCTCCGCGGGGAGCCGGGCCGCAGCGTCTTTTGCTCCATATACGACCGCCGGCCATCCGTGTGCCGCAGCTTCGAACCGCACTGGAGGGCGGGGGGCGAGGGGTCGCGATGCCTCGAAGCGAGGCGGCGCCTGGGACTGCCGCCGCTTCCGGAAGAAGATTCCAAGGCCTGA
- a CDS encoding 3-keto-5-aminohexanoate cleavage protein, translating into MREKTIITAAVTGSIHTPTMSPYLPITPEQIADDAVAACEAGAAVVHVHGRNPETGQPSPDPELMGQIVRRIKAACNAVICITTGGGLGMTVEQRVAPVALYRPEMASLNGGSMNFALFPALDKYKEFKHDWEPQYLAMTEDLIFPNTFKSIREFCRIFRQNETKPEFEIYDAGMVNNLAVMIQRGHIGRPVYLQFVMGVLGGITPSPENLMFLHDYARKLIGEFEFSVCVAGRAQFPICTQSVLLGGHCRVGLEDNLYLEKGRLAKSNAEQVSKMARIIRELGSEPATPDEARRILGLKGLDRVHF; encoded by the coding sequence ATGAGGGAGAAGACGATCATCACCGCCGCCGTCACCGGAAGCATCCACACACCCACCATGTCGCCCTACCTGCCCATCACGCCCGAGCAGATCGCCGACGATGCCGTGGCGGCCTGCGAGGCCGGGGCGGCCGTCGTTCACGTCCACGGGAGAAACCCCGAGACGGGACAGCCGTCCCCTGACCCGGAACTCATGGGACAGATCGTCCGCAGGATCAAGGCGGCGTGCAACGCCGTGATCTGCATCACAACCGGCGGAGGCCTCGGCATGACGGTTGAGCAGCGCGTGGCCCCCGTGGCGCTGTATAGGCCCGAAATGGCCTCCCTGAACGGCGGCTCGATGAATTTCGCGCTCTTCCCCGCGCTGGACAAGTACAAGGAGTTCAAGCATGACTGGGAGCCGCAGTACCTCGCCATGACGGAAGACCTCATCTTCCCGAACACCTTCAAGTCCATCCGGGAGTTCTGCCGGATCTTCAGGCAGAACGAGACCAAGCCCGAGTTCGAGATCTACGACGCCGGGATGGTCAACAACCTGGCCGTCATGATCCAGCGGGGCCACATCGGGCGGCCCGTCTATCTGCAATTCGTCATGGGGGTCCTCGGCGGCATCACGCCGAGCCCCGAGAACCTCATGTTCCTGCACGACTATGCCCGGAAGCTGATCGGCGAATTCGAGTTCTCCGTCTGCGTCGCGGGAAGGGCGCAGTTCCCCATCTGCACCCAGTCGGTCCTGCTGGGCGGACACTGCCGCGTGGGGCTGGAGGACAACCTCTACCTCGAAAAGGGACGGCTCGCGAAGAGCAATGCCGAGCAGGTGTCGAAGATGGCCCGGATCATCCGGGAACTCGGCAGCGAGCCGGCGACGCCGGACGAGGCGCGCCGGATCCTAGGCCTCAAAGGGCTTGACCGGGTTCATTTCTAG
- a CDS encoding helix-turn-helix transcriptional regulator produces MKREQAIVEAEIGKRIKAFRTQKRITLEGLAQKTGFTKGYLSKVEKSKKSPPVSTLGIIARALGVTISALLGEEAPRTSFCLVRKDERPLIARNGTAFGYSYEAMAYRFPNKTMEPFILTLPVKPKKRTLYQHEGEEILFVIQGTMRFLHGDEEYVVEEGDCIYFDSGIPHWGEAIGPEEVKCFMVIWNPTNGRERNA; encoded by the coding sequence ATGAAACGGGAGCAGGCGATCGTCGAGGCCGAAATCGGCAAGCGGATCAAGGCCTTCCGGACGCAGAAGCGGATCACCCTCGAGGGGCTCGCCCAGAAAACGGGCTTTACGAAGGGCTACCTCTCGAAAGTCGAAAAGTCGAAGAAGTCCCCCCCCGTCTCCACCCTCGGCATCATAGCCCGTGCCCTCGGCGTCACCATATCGGCCCTCCTCGGCGAGGAGGCCCCCCGCACATCCTTTTGTCTTGTTCGAAAGGACGAGAGGCCCCTCATTGCGAGGAACGGGACGGCCTTCGGATATTCCTACGAGGCCATGGCCTACCGGTTCCCGAACAAGACCATGGAACCCTTTATCCTGACCCTCCCCGTCAAGCCGAAGAAGCGAACCCTGTACCAGCACGAGGGGGAGGAGATCCTCTTCGTGATCCAGGGAACGATGCGATTCCTGCACGGCGACGAGGAGTATGTCGTCGAGGAGGGCGACTGCATCTATTTCGATTCGGGCATTCCCCACTGGGGGGAGGCCATCGGCCCTGAAGAGGTGAAGTGTTTCATGGTCATCTGGAACCCCACCAACGGCAGGGAAAGGAACGCGTAG
- a CDS encoding 3-hydroxyacyl-CoA dehydrogenase family protein, giving the protein MEVKDIRRIGIIGAGLMGHGIAQVFASAGYDVNLYDSDRQTLEAAKERIESNFKVFIDLGLARPEDVAACLGRVTLCQSLEALCGGCQYILEAILEDLELKRTVFAEVERCSAPDTIFSSNTSAISITEIAVALDRRDRFLGTHFWNPPHVLPCVEVIRGEETGEAAFETIVALMEAVGKVPVRVLKDVPGFLGNRLQHAMWREAVSLCDKGVASAEDIDKVVKYGFGARMPFIGPMETADLAGLVLTRDIHRYLFPHLESATTPAPVLEKLIAEGATGVKAGRGFYEWTPEKIEQIIRQRDTVLLRILREIIGGVKQG; this is encoded by the coding sequence GTGGAAGTGAAGGACATCCGGCGCATCGGCATCATCGGGGCCGGCCTCATGGGGCACGGCATCGCGCAGGTCTTTGCATCGGCGGGCTACGACGTGAACCTCTACGACTCGGACCGGCAAACGCTCGAAGCCGCGAAGGAACGAATCGAGTCAAACTTCAAGGTGTTCATCGATCTCGGACTGGCCCGCCCGGAGGATGTGGCGGCCTGCCTCGGCCGGGTCACCCTCTGTCAATCGCTCGAGGCCCTGTGCGGCGGCTGCCAGTACATCCTCGAGGCCATCCTGGAGGATTTGGAGCTGAAAAGAACGGTCTTCGCCGAGGTCGAGCGCTGCTCGGCCCCCGACACCATCTTCTCGAGCAACACCTCGGCCATCAGCATCACCGAGATCGCCGTCGCCCTGGACAGGAGGGACCGCTTCCTCGGGACCCACTTCTGGAACCCCCCGCACGTTCTGCCCTGCGTGGAGGTGATCCGCGGCGAGGAGACGGGGGAGGCCGCCTTCGAGACGATCGTCGCCCTCATGGAGGCGGTCGGCAAGGTGCCCGTCCGCGTCCTCAAGGACGTGCCGGGCTTTCTGGGCAACCGTCTCCAGCACGCGATGTGGCGGGAGGCGGTGTCGCTGTGCGACAAGGGGGTCGCCAGCGCCGAGGACATCGACAAGGTCGTCAAGTACGGCTTCGGCGCGCGGATGCCCTTCATCGGCCCCATGGAGACGGCGGATTTGGCCGGGCTCGTCCTGACCCGCGACATCCACCGGTACCTGTTCCCCCATCTCGAATCGGCGACAACACCGGCGCCTGTCCTGGAGAAGCTCATCGCCGAGGGGGCCACGGGCGTCAAGGCCGGGCGGGGGTTCTACGAGTGGACGCCCGAGAAGATCGAGCAGATCATCCGGCAGCGCGACACGGTCCTGCTGCGCATTCTCCGCGAGATCATCGGGGGCGTGAAGCAGGGCTGA